A single Kribbella aluminosa DNA region contains:
- a CDS encoding HAD family hydrolase produces the protein MPALQAVLWDMDGTLVDSEKVWAEVQLELLAELGAAWTLEDCLSLIGSDLRDAVQVWMARIPEGVITGDELAHRMFSEVVEALRREVTFQPGALELLQALRKEDVPCGLVSASYRTMIDAVLGHLPPDPFDVIVAGDEVTLGKPNPEPYLTAAERLGVDPAYCVVIEDSMTGTQAGTAAGMYVVAVPQWIGIPDAPRRLVVTSLEPLTPESLRALLR, from the coding sequence TTGCCGGCCCTGCAAGCGGTGCTGTGGGACATGGACGGGACGTTGGTCGACTCCGAGAAGGTCTGGGCGGAGGTCCAGCTGGAGCTGCTCGCGGAGCTCGGCGCGGCCTGGACGCTCGAGGACTGTCTGTCGTTGATCGGCAGCGACCTGCGGGACGCCGTGCAGGTCTGGATGGCGCGGATCCCGGAGGGCGTGATCACCGGCGACGAGCTCGCGCACCGGATGTTCTCCGAGGTGGTCGAGGCGCTCCGGCGAGAGGTCACGTTCCAGCCGGGGGCGCTCGAGCTGCTACAAGCGCTGCGTAAGGAAGACGTCCCGTGCGGGCTGGTGTCGGCGTCGTACCGGACGATGATCGACGCGGTGCTGGGGCACCTGCCGCCGGATCCGTTCGACGTGATCGTGGCCGGCGACGAGGTGACGCTCGGCAAGCCGAACCCGGAGCCGTACCTGACCGCGGCCGAGCGGCTCGGCGTCGACCCGGCGTACTGCGTCGTGATCGAGGACTCGATGACCGGTACCCAGGCCGGTACGGCGGCCGGCATGTACGTCGTCGCCGTACCGCAGTGGATCGGCATCCCCGACGCCCCGCGGCGGCTCGTGGTGACGTCCCTGGAGCCGCTGACACCGGAGTCCTTGCGCGCGCTGCTCCGTTGA
- a CDS encoding ABC transporter substrate-binding protein, producing the protein MRWNRITTATAVSAAVALSLVACGGPKASPGGGSSAGGATAEFNAAVGKDFKPSDKKGGTLRMAITQQWDSTDPGDTYYGLSWNLVRNYVRPLMTFKAAPGAEGAKPVPDLAEAPGVPSNNATTWTYKIRKGIKFEDGTPVTSKDVKYAVARSLDKVTLPNGPTYFNDFLLDIPKGYSVYKDKTLAGVAKAIETPDDNTIVFHLNKPFASFDYFAQLPSTAPVPQAKDTGAKYKEHPIATGPYKFGTYNPNSGFDLVRNDQYDPATDPDSGRKALPDKITIAYNVEGTDIDNRLLAGDLDVDLAGTGVQPETQAKILADPKLKAHADNVPAPRLNFTVLNSQVPPLDNIHCRKAVLYAADHEGYQRAYGGPIGGDIATNLMPPGVSGSEQFDDYGFKTDKNGNVDKAKAELQQCGQPNGFAMNVTYRTDRAKEKAVAEMLQQSLKRVGINLTTKPYPTGDYTKLYAGKPDFAKANKLGLIVYSWGADWNDGFGFLSQIVDSRVIRDAGGNTNLGIRIPEVDTMIDQALKTTDETARNKIWVDIDKKVMEQAAALPGIWAKGLLYRPDTLANVFTNDGQNMYDYAAIGVAQK; encoded by the coding sequence ATGAGATGGAATCGCATCACGACGGCCACCGCCGTCAGTGCGGCCGTCGCCCTGAGCCTGGTGGCTTGCGGGGGACCCAAGGCGTCGCCGGGCGGCGGATCCAGTGCCGGCGGCGCGACGGCCGAGTTCAACGCCGCTGTGGGCAAGGACTTCAAACCCAGCGACAAAAAGGGTGGCACGCTGCGGATGGCGATCACCCAGCAATGGGACTCGACCGACCCGGGTGACACCTACTACGGCCTGTCCTGGAACCTGGTGCGCAACTACGTCCGTCCGCTGATGACGTTCAAGGCGGCGCCGGGTGCGGAAGGAGCCAAGCCGGTTCCGGACCTCGCCGAGGCGCCCGGTGTGCCGAGCAACAACGCCACGACCTGGACCTACAAGATCCGCAAGGGGATCAAGTTCGAGGACGGTACGCCGGTCACCTCGAAGGACGTCAAGTACGCCGTCGCGCGGTCGCTGGACAAGGTCACGCTGCCGAACGGCCCGACGTACTTCAACGACTTCCTGCTCGACATCCCGAAGGGCTACAGCGTCTACAAGGACAAGACGCTGGCCGGGGTGGCGAAGGCGATCGAGACGCCTGACGACAACACGATCGTCTTCCACCTGAACAAGCCGTTCGCGAGCTTCGACTACTTCGCCCAGCTGCCGTCGACGGCCCCGGTGCCGCAGGCCAAGGACACGGGTGCGAAGTACAAGGAGCACCCGATCGCGACCGGTCCGTACAAGTTCGGCACCTACAACCCGAACAGCGGCTTCGACCTGGTCCGCAACGACCAGTACGACCCGGCGACCGACCCGGACTCGGGCCGCAAGGCGCTGCCGGACAAGATCACCATCGCCTACAACGTCGAGGGCACCGACATCGACAACCGGCTGCTGGCCGGTGACCTGGACGTCGACCTCGCCGGTACCGGTGTGCAGCCGGAGACCCAGGCGAAGATCCTCGCCGACCCGAAGCTGAAGGCACACGCCGACAACGTGCCGGCGCCGCGGCTGAACTTCACCGTGCTGAACAGCCAGGTCCCGCCGCTGGACAACATCCACTGCCGCAAGGCCGTGCTGTACGCCGCCGACCACGAGGGCTACCAGCGTGCGTACGGCGGTCCGATCGGTGGCGACATCGCGACGAACCTGATGCCGCCGGGCGTCAGCGGGTCGGAGCAGTTCGACGACTACGGTTTCAAGACCGACAAGAACGGCAACGTCGACAAGGCCAAGGCCGAGCTGCAGCAGTGCGGTCAGCCGAACGGCTTCGCGATGAACGTCACCTACCGCACCGACCGGGCCAAGGAGAAGGCGGTCGCCGAGATGCTGCAGCAGTCGCTGAAGCGGGTCGGCATCAACCTGACCACCAAGCCCTACCCGACCGGTGACTACACCAAGCTGTACGCCGGCAAGCCTGACTTCGCGAAGGCGAACAAGCTCGGTCTGATCGTCTACAGCTGGGGCGCGGACTGGAACGACGGCTTCGGCTTCCTGAGCCAGATCGTCGACAGCCGGGTGATCCGGGACGCCGGTGGTAACACCAACCTGGGTATCCGCATCCCCGAGGTCGACACGATGATCGACCAGGCGCTGAAGACGACCGACGAGACCGCCCGGAACAAGATCTGGGTGGACATCGACAAGAAGGTCATGGAGCAGGCGGCCGCGCTGCCGGGCATCTGGGCCAAGGGCCTGCTGTACCGTCCGGACACGCTGGCCAACGTCTTCACCAACGACGGTCAGAACATGTACGACTACGCGGCGATCGGTGTCGCGCAGAAGTAG
- a CDS encoding ABC transporter substrate-binding protein → MSDWVRRLSAAVAVGALGICLAACGQPDDNAPHPGEQTPKLMLLRLATTDSVTSLDPAGQYDVASRTVQANLYQTLLTILPDKPTPVPDAADCQFDSPTTYTCSLKENLTFPNGHQLTSSDVKFSFDRLVKLRTPGGLAPLFASVKSVSTPDPLTAVFNLTSPDARLPYLLTTTAASIVDEQSYPADALLQDKAIGSGPYQLAGFKSGAEVALTKFTNYHGPRAAQNDGVTITTVPSAEDLYRQIATGKTDLAFHGLGPALLDKLRTAGGVQVVDAGAAEIRLYAFQMKSLLSRNPAIRRAVAQVVDRAALAKTAYGDHVSPLFSVVPPGFGGQVDAFRTEYKQPNKTVAAAMLRNAHIAVPVPLTVGWTPSQYGVGAKAEVLELKRQLEASGLFRMTLRSAEWPQYQQATAAGAYDVFMAGWTPDYPDADDYLRPFVATDGAFASNGYRSAAATKLLQQERGEQNGLQRDDLIGQLQGVIAREAPVIPLWQGHVTVVAGKDLQNVKTALDPLSFLYLSGLRH, encoded by the coding sequence GTGAGTGACTGGGTGCGCCGGTTGTCGGCGGCCGTGGCTGTCGGTGCGCTGGGGATCTGCCTGGCTGCCTGTGGTCAGCCGGACGACAATGCGCCGCACCCGGGGGAGCAGACGCCGAAGCTGATGCTGCTGCGGCTGGCGACCACGGACTCGGTCACCTCGCTCGACCCGGCCGGCCAGTACGACGTGGCCTCGCGGACCGTCCAGGCGAACCTCTACCAGACGCTGCTGACGATCCTTCCGGACAAGCCGACGCCGGTGCCGGACGCGGCGGACTGCCAGTTCGACTCGCCGACGACGTACACCTGCAGCCTGAAAGAGAACCTGACCTTCCCGAACGGGCACCAGCTGACCTCGTCGGACGTGAAGTTCAGCTTCGACCGGCTGGTCAAGCTGCGGACGCCCGGGGGACTGGCCCCGCTGTTCGCGTCGGTGAAGTCGGTGAGTACGCCGGATCCGCTGACCGCCGTGTTCAACCTGACCAGCCCGGACGCGCGGCTGCCGTACCTGCTGACTACGACCGCGGCGTCGATCGTCGACGAGCAGTCCTACCCGGCGGACGCGCTGCTGCAGGACAAGGCGATCGGCAGCGGGCCGTACCAGCTGGCCGGATTCAAGTCGGGCGCCGAGGTCGCGCTGACGAAGTTCACCAACTACCACGGTCCGCGGGCGGCGCAGAACGACGGCGTCACGATCACCACCGTGCCGAGCGCTGAGGACCTCTACCGGCAGATCGCCACCGGGAAGACCGACCTCGCGTTCCACGGTCTCGGCCCGGCGCTGCTCGACAAGCTCCGCACCGCCGGCGGCGTCCAGGTCGTCGACGCGGGCGCCGCGGAGATCCGGCTGTACGCGTTCCAGATGAAGTCGCTGCTGTCCCGCAACCCGGCGATCCGGCGCGCCGTGGCGCAGGTCGTCGACCGGGCCGCACTCGCGAAGACGGCGTACGGCGATCACGTGTCGCCGCTGTTCTCGGTCGTACCGCCGGGCTTCGGCGGACAGGTGGACGCGTTCAGGACGGAGTACAAGCAGCCGAACAAGACCGTGGCCGCCGCGATGCTGAGGAACGCGCACATCGCCGTACCGGTGCCGTTGACGGTCGGCTGGACGCCCTCGCAGTACGGCGTGGGCGCGAAGGCCGAGGTGCTGGAGCTGAAGCGGCAGCTCGAGGCGTCCGGGCTGTTCCGGATGACGCTGCGGAGCGCCGAGTGGCCGCAGTACCAGCAGGCGACGGCGGCCGGGGCGTACGACGTGTTCATGGCCGGCTGGACGCCGGACTACCCGGACGCCGACGACTACCTGCGGCCGTTCGTCGCGACCGACGGTGCGTTCGCGTCGAACGGGTACCGGTCGGCGGCGGCGACGAAGCTGCTGCAGCAGGAACGCGGCGAGCAGAACGGTCTGCAGCGCGACGACCTGATCGGTCAGCTACAGGGAGTGATCGCGCGGGAGGCACCGGTGATCCCGCTCTGGCAGGGACACGTCACCGTGGTGGCCGGCAAGGACCTGCAGAACGTGAAAACCGCGCTCGACCCGCTGTCGTTCCTGTATTTGTCCGGATTACGGCACTGA
- a CDS encoding ABC transporter permease, whose product MSAPLEVDPASSSAQPEAVLEGVGKIEGRSLWQISWMRLKRDKVAIAGGIFVIILMLVGVFAPLLCKLVGVTPNDFHQDLVDASLQTPIGKFGGVSWSHPLGVEPVNGRDIFARIVYGARISLLIAFLATLLSVVIGVVMGIVAGYFGGWVDTLISRLMDIFLAFPLVLFALALVGAVPDSILGLQGDALRVALIVFIIGFFSWPYIGRIIRGQTLSLREREFVDAARSLGAGRPYILFTELLPNLIAPILVYATLLIPTNVLFEAGLSYLGVGVRPPTASWGDMLSIAAKWYSVDPWYMISPGLSIFITVLAFNLFGDGLRDALDPRSR is encoded by the coding sequence GTGAGCGCGCCACTCGAGGTCGATCCCGCATCATCGTCAGCCCAGCCGGAGGCGGTGCTCGAAGGCGTCGGCAAGATCGAGGGCAGGTCGCTCTGGCAGATCTCCTGGATGCGGCTGAAGCGGGACAAGGTCGCGATCGCCGGCGGGATCTTCGTGATCATCCTGATGCTGGTCGGGGTGTTCGCCCCGCTGCTGTGCAAGCTCGTCGGGGTCACGCCGAACGACTTCCATCAGGACCTCGTGGACGCGTCGCTGCAGACGCCGATCGGCAAGTTCGGCGGGGTCAGCTGGAGCCATCCGCTCGGCGTCGAGCCGGTGAACGGCCGGGACATCTTCGCCCGGATCGTCTACGGCGCCCGGATCTCGCTGCTGATCGCGTTCCTGGCGACGCTGCTGTCGGTGGTCATCGGGGTCGTGATGGGGATCGTCGCCGGGTACTTCGGCGGCTGGGTCGACACCCTGATCAGCCGGCTGATGGACATCTTCCTGGCGTTCCCGCTGGTGCTGTTCGCGCTCGCGCTGGTCGGCGCCGTACCGGACTCGATCCTCGGCCTCCAGGGTGACGCGCTGCGGGTCGCGCTGATCGTCTTCATCATCGGCTTCTTCAGCTGGCCGTACATCGGCCGGATCATCCGCGGCCAGACGCTGTCACTGCGCGAACGCGAGTTCGTCGACGCGGCCCGCAGCCTCGGCGCGGGCCGGCCGTACATCCTGTTCACCGAACTGCTGCCGAACCTGATCGCGCCGATCCTGGTCTACGCGACCCTGCTGATCCCGACCAACGTCCTCTTCGAGGCGGGTCTGTCGTATCTCGGCGTCGGCGTCCGCCCCCCGACCGCCAGCTGGGGCGACATGCTGTCGATCGCGGCGAAGTGGTACTCGGTCGACCCCTGGTACATGATCTCGCCGGGTCTGTCGATCTTCATCACGGTGCTGGCGTTCAACCTGTTCGGCGACGGGCTGCGCGACGCGCTCGACCCGCGGTCGCGGTAG